One Xenopus tropicalis strain Nigerian chromosome 8, UCB_Xtro_10.0, whole genome shotgun sequence genomic window carries:
- the LOC105948062 gene encoding cyclin-O protein B-like: protein METIIFKKRKLEETSKGGEGRSTDSSEASNKKLKYDHQVPRGPVYLKDPWNSFGKIGEALKMFSEFGENGYQFNKSKEESFTPVNFLDKQPNISETSWSAVTTQMINVHRKYGFDFETLCLSINMLQRYLDCTPIEIAILKAVGATCLYVACKVVEKHHPKKRKFLKAFTNTGLTPTLLYGLEKLILKKLHCRLWAPTINSFLEYYSLQRMSRNKNSHAHLTREVKTLLAAKAVAALSMTSYKAQAHKPSIMAQSCLKAADLLMQEGIEKAAPLTSLEKGFLYQLMPAVFKRPTPQQKERE from the coding sequence ATGGAGACTATAATTTTCAAGAAAAGGAAGCTAGAAGAGACTTCAAAAGGAGGAGAGGGCAGAAGCACAGACAGCTCTGAAGCCAGCAATAAGAAGCTAAAATATGACCATCAAGTGCCCCGTGGCCCTGTTTATTTAAAAGACCCATGGAACAGCTTTGGCAAGATAGGGGAAGCCCTGAAAATGTTCAGTGAATTTGGAGAAAATGGATACCAATTTAATAAGAGCAAGGAAGAGAGTTTTACCCCTGTAAATTTCCTGGATAAACAACCAAACATCAGTGAGACCTCCTGGAGCGCAGTGACCACCCAGATGATTAATGTGCACAGGAAGTATGGATTTGACTTCGAGACCCTCTGCCTAAGTATCAACATGCTGCAAAGATACCTGGATTGCACCCCTATAGAAATTGCTATCTTAAAGGCAGTTGGCGCTACCTGTCTCTATGTGGCCTGCAAAGTAGTTGAGAAACATCATCCCAAAAAACGAAAATTTCTAAAGGCATTTACTAACACCGGCCTAACACCCACATTATTGTATGGCCTAGAGAAACTAATTCTGAAGAAGCTACATTGTCGTCTGTGGGCTCCAACCATCAACTCTTTCCTTGAATATTATTCTCTTCAGAGAATGTCAAGGAATAAGAATTCCCATGCCCACCTCACCAGGGAAGTAAAGACCCTTCTAGCTGCTAAAGCAGTCGCTGCATTGAGCATGACCAGCTATAAAGCTCAAGCCCACAAACCATCCATTATGGCTCAGAGCTGCCTAAAAGCAGCAGACCTACTAATGCAGGAGGGCATAGAGAAGGCTGCCCCTTTAACATCTTTAGAAAAGGGCTTCTTGTACCAACTGATGCCAGCTGTGTTTAAGAGACCTACCCCGCAGCAAAAAGAAAGGGAGTAG
- the LOC105948063 gene encoding cyclin-O protein B-like: METIIFKKRKLEETSKGGEGRSTDSSEASNKKLKYDHQVPRGPVYLKDPWNSFGKIGKALKMFSEFGENGYQFDKSKEESFTPVNFLDKQPNISETSWSAVTTQMINVHRKYGFDFETLCLSINMLQRFLDCTPIEIANLKAVGATCLYVACKVVEKHQPEKQNFLNAFTNTGLTPTLLYGLEKLILQQLQYRLWAPTINSFLEYYSLQRMSRNKNSHAHLTREVKTLLAAKAVAALSMTSYKAQAHKPSVMAQSCLKAADLLMQEGIEKAAPLTSLKKGFLYQLMPAVFKRPTPQQKERE, from the coding sequence ATGGAGACTATAATTTTCAAGAAAAGGAAGCTAGAAGAGACTTCAAAAGGAGGAGAGGGCAGAAGCACAGACAGCTCTGAAGCCAGCAATAAGAAGCTAAAATATGACCATCAAGTGCCCCGTGGCCCTGTTTATTTAAAAGACCCATGGAACAGCTTTGGCAAGATAGGGAAAGCCCTGAAAATGTTCAGTGAATTCGGAGAAAATGGATACCAATTTGATAAGAGCAAGGAAGAGAGTTTTACCCCTGTAAATTTCCTGGATAAACAACCAAACATCAGTGAGACCTCTTGGAGCGCAGTGACCACCCAGATGATTAATGTGCACAGGAAGTATGGATTTGACTTCGAGACCCTTTGCCTAAGTATCAACATGCTGCAAAGATTCCTGGATTGCACCCCTATAGAAATTGCTAACTTAAAGGCAGTTGGCGCTACCTGTCTCTATGTGGCCTGCAAAGTAGTCGAGAAACATCAACCCGAAAAACAAAACTTTCTAAATGCGTTCACTAACACCGGCCTAACACCCACATTATTGTATGGCCTAGAGAAACTGATTCTGCAGCAGCTACAGTATCGTCTGTGGGCACCAACCATCAACTCTTTCCTTGAATATTATTCTCTTCAGAGAATGTCAAGGAATAAGAATTCCCATGCCCACCTCACCAGGGAAGTAAAGACCCTTCTAGCTGCTAAAGCAGTCGCTGCATTGAGCATGACCAGCTATAAAGCTCAAGCCCACAAACCATCCGTTATGGCTCAGAGCTGCCTAAAAGCAGCAGACCTACTAATGCAGGAGGGCATAGAGAAGGCTGCCCCTTTAACATCTTTAAAAAAGGGCTTCTTGTACCAACTGATGCCAGCTGTGTTTAAGAGACCTACCCCGCAGCAAAAAGAAAGGGAGTAG